In Seonamhaeicola sp. S2-3, the genomic window ATCGAGCAATTCTGGGAGTAGCACATCAGCCGTGGTATCTTTCGCCGAAATAGATGAAGCCTTATCCGTTTCTGGCTATGCTGCAAACGAAAGCACTCCATTAACATGGGCAGTAAAATCGATGAGTTTGAGTAAAACAGCTTATACTTCTCAACCCATAGACATCACACGTTTTGAAGATGAAATTATCCCAACCAGATTATACATTTCGGGTACAGCTACAGAAAATGCTAATAATTTGTCTGAAGCCATTCAACTAAAACGTTTAAATAATTCTGAAGGAAATCCTTCAAACATACATGAAGTTTATACGAGCTTAACCGCAGGAAATTCGTTTAAATTTTATAGTGAAAATACTTTACCAGCACATCAATATGGCGGATCTGATGGAGAACTAGTTAAATCTGGATTACCAATAACAGTCACAGAAAATGGGGTTTATAGAATTACCGTAAATCTTGACGATAACACATATAGCCTATTAAAAATAGACTATTGGAGCATGGTCGGCCAGCCAATTAATGGTGGTTGGGGAGGAGATGAACCACTCTCTTACCAAGGCAATAGTATTTGGAGTGCAACAATTGAACTTGTTGATGTTGGCGGCTTTCTTTTCCGAGCAAATGGAGATTGGTCTTATTTATTAAAAAGCATCGTAGGCGAACCAAGTTCATTAATTATGGAATCTCAGGCGGCAGACCAAGGTGTCGAATTCGAAGATATTCAATCTACCCAATTAGGAACTTTCCTAGTCACTCTAGACCTATCTGCAAATGGTTACACCTACACGATTGAAGAAGACACCTCTACACCTCCTACTCCACTTACAACACCAGATCAATTGTATCTATTTGTAAATGGAAATATGATTGAAGAGCTTGCTAAGGATGGCGATACATTTACCAATAGTACATACCTCGCTCTTCAGGTTGGAGATGTTGTCTCATTAAACACGACTTCAGATGGTTCTGGAGACGCATTTACAAGCGCAATGAGTATTGGGGCGACAACCTCACCAGATGCGGCTTTGGTTAGCGAAGGAGCAACATTAACGGCTGGTCTTGGAGACATTGTAGTTGATAGAGATCAAGCCTATGGGTTTACAATCAATTTTGCGAATGCAAATTTTCAATGGAAATATTACAATTTATTCCTATTCCATTGGGATGAAATTAACCAAAGATGGGATGATAGAAATGAGTTTTTAATGACTTATGTCCACC contains:
- a CDS encoding SusE domain-containing protein, whose amino-acid sequence is MKKIYKHLLFFAIASMAITGCEKDENMQPEGQWDLIAPTITLPAADQSIILDQETPNETITFSWEPAISTAGYAITYAVVIDTLGSTNFDTPIYEVASSNSGSSTSAVVSFAEIDEALSVSGYAANESTPLTWAVKSMSLSKTAYTSQPIDITRFEDEIIPTRLYISGTATENANNLSEAIQLKRLNNSEGNPSNIHEVYTSLTAGNSFKFYSENTLPAHQYGGSDGELVKSGLPITVTENGVYRITVNLDDNTYSLLKIDYWSMVGQPINGGWGGDEPLSYQGNSIWSATIELVDVGGFLFRANGDWSYLLKSIVGEPSSLIMESQAADQGVEFEDIQSTQLGTFLVTLDLSANGYTYTIEEDTSTPPTPLTTPDQLYLFVNGNMIEELAKDGDTFTNSTYLALQVGDVVSLNTTSDGSGDAFTSAMSIGATTSPDAALVSEGATLTAGLGDIVVDRDQAYGFTINFANANFQWKYYNLFLFHWDEINQRWDDRNEFLMTYVHPNSFTLTETLSADYDMKFFSPWDNDFGSESPNELSGTITNGGGSNIRNISTGGTYTITTTISDDYATGTYEFVAQ